One window of Chryseobacterium indologenes genomic DNA carries:
- a CDS encoding response regulator transcription factor, giving the protein MIKVAITDDHPLLLEGLKNILGNSDTIDVVDCFKNVSEMNAGLAKQAVDILLLDINLADINSIELIKPLKKKYSNLQIVILSVHNELPVINSTLAEGALGYIQKNASVSEILEGITAVNAGNRFLCSQTRSVLEKKSADGLNHVPKLTRREKEILAEAAKGLTTNQMAEKLFISPHTVESHRKNLIEKFQTSNLSSAIKLAIEYGLVIE; this is encoded by the coding sequence ATGATAAAAGTAGCCATAACAGATGATCATCCACTTCTCTTAGAAGGACTGAAAAATATTTTAGGAAACAGCGATACAATAGATGTTGTAGATTGTTTCAAAAATGTTTCAGAAATGAATGCAGGCCTGGCAAAACAAGCGGTTGATATATTACTGCTGGACATCAATCTGGCAGATATCAACAGCATCGAGCTGATAAAACCTTTAAAGAAAAAGTACAGCAACCTTCAGATTGTTATCCTAAGTGTTCACAATGAGCTGCCTGTCATTAACAGTACTCTGGCAGAAGGTGCCTTGGGATATATTCAGAAAAATGCTTCAGTTTCCGAAATTCTTGAAGGCATCACAGCCGTAAATGCAGGCAATCGGTTTTTATGCTCACAAACCAGGTCTGTTCTGGAGAAAAAATCCGCAGATGGATTAAACCATGTCCCGAAACTGACCCGAAGAGAAAAGGAAATTTTAGCCGAAGCAGCAAAAGGACTTACCACTAATCAAATGGCAGAAAAGCTCTTTATCAGCCCGCACACAGTAGAAAGTCACAGAAAAAATCTTATTGAAAAATTTCAAACCTCTAATCTTAGTTCTGCCATTAAACTGGCTATAGAATATGGTTTGGTAATCGAATAA